A genomic region of Gossypium hirsutum isolate 1008001.06 chromosome D01, Gossypium_hirsutum_v2.1, whole genome shotgun sequence contains the following coding sequences:
- the LOC107921272 gene encoding cyclin-D3-3 — translation MAFNSPFVIDSLYCSEDTGEDHFVEESCFNKSNSFPILLEQDLLWEDDELSSLLSKEEQSQMYNCLQTNGKLAVARFNAVDWMLKVTAHHSFSALTAVLAVNYLDRFLFSLPFQTDKPWMTQLGAVACLSLAAKVEETQVPLLLDLQVEESKYYFEAKTIQRMEILVLSTLQWKMNPITPISFLHYIARRLGLKGHVCWEFLRRCDQILLSVISDSRFLCYLPSAMATAIMLQVMDSVELEPNLRVQFQNQLLDNLGINKDKVDESCKLIIELTKTREEGNQSKKRRFKWIPESPNGVIDLLFISNESNDSWGVSSPDPVSKKIKTQLLH, via the exons ATGGCTTTCAACTCTCCATTTGTTATCGATTCTCTTTATTGTTCAGAAGACACAGGAGAAGACCACTTTGTTGAAGAAAGTTGTTTCAATAAATCAAACTCATTTCCAATCTTGTTAGAGCAGGACTTGTTGTGGGAAGATGATGAACTTTCCTCCTTACTTTCAAAGGAAGAGCAAAGTCAAATGTACAATTGCCTTCAAACCAATGGGAAACTAGCTGTGGCTCGCTTTAATGCTGTGGATTGGATGTTGAAAGTCACTGCTCACCATTCCTTCTCTGCTCTCACTGCTGTTCTTGCTGTCAATTATCTCGATAGATTCTTGTTTAGCCTCCCTTTCCAAACTGACAAACCATGGATGACTCAACTAGGTGCTGTTGCTTGTCTTTCTCTAGCAGCCAAAGTGGAAGAAACCCAAGTGCCTCTCCTACTGGACTTACAA GTGGAGGAGagcaaatattattttgaggccAAAACAATCCAAAGAATGGAGATTTTGGTACTCTCCACACTTCAATGGAAAATGAACCCTATAACCCCAATTTCATTTCTTCATTACATTGCAAGGAGGCTTGGATTGAAGGGCCATGTTTGTTGGGAATTTCTCAGGAGATGTGACCAAATTTTGCTCTCTGTCATTTCAG ATTCAAGGTTTTTGTGCTACCTTCCTTCAGCAATGGCCACTGCTATAATGCTGCAAGTTATGGATAGCGTTGAGCTTGAACCTAATCTTAGAGTACAATTCCAAAACCAGCTTTTAGACAACCTGGGAATTAACAAG GACAAGGTAGATGAATCCTGTAAATTGATAATAGAATTGACAAAAACAAGAGAGGAAGGCAACCAATCAAAGAAGCGCAGATTCAAGTGGATTCCTGAAAGCCCAAATGGCGTAATAGATTTGTTGTTTATTTCTAATGAATCCAACGATTCATGGGGAGTTTCATCACCAGACCCTGTTTCCAAGAAGATCAAAACTCAGCTCCTTCACTAA